The region ACATAATTGGTGTTCCTCACAACTGTATTAAAGCAAAATATGCGTGTTTGTCTGTTTAGCAAAATTTAAGGCCAAATACCTCGAGCAGGATCAGCTGGGCGTGGGAGGATGTGGATCTGTGTTTGCCGGATATCGCAGAGCAGATCATTTACCTGTAAGTGTTACGCACGCATTCTTGAACACAGACAGAGTATGGTCCGGAAGTGCTAACCAAAGTCCTGTTTGTCCTCGTAGGTTGCCATCAAACGCATACCAAAGGACAGAATCCTCTGCAAAGAAGTGGTGAGCAACACCTACTGCTGTTGAAATGAGCTGTATTCAGCACTGCACTCTCTTACTGAATGCCTTATGGATGAATGATTCTATATTATTCTCTATAACGTTCCTCTCCCTCATCCTCCATTTTGTTGTGATGTTTCAGGACCAGAATGGGAAGCAGCTGTCCGCGGAGGTCGCCGTCATGTTAAAACTTGCGGCTGGAACAAATGGATCAGTGGGGACGTCAGCATCAGTGTCCCTACTGGACTGGTATGATTTGGACCAGGAGCTGATCCTGGTGCTGGAGAGACCAGTTCCCTCCAAGGACCTACTCAATTACATCGAGGACAACGGAGGTTTCCTACAGGAGGAACAGACCAAGGTAAGCTACTAGAggatcctgtgtgtgtgtgtgtgtgtgtgtgtgtgtgtgtgtgtgtgtgtgtgtgggtgggatTATGATAACATTGTACTCACCATAAGTCATTGCTCTGATGGAGCAAGAAACAGGCTGTGGAGGCAGTCAAGCCCCAGCCAAACAAAGAGAGAAACAAACGGAAATTATAACCAGCTCCACTGAAAATCTTTTGAGTATTTTGGAAACTTCCGGAAAATTtggtcgctgctacgtcaccctgatcgttggtctgattggttgaaggactatccaattgcgcccagaggcatttgagcggcgtccgttggtgacgccccctttggaaatgagctgcgaATGAAcgttccccagacccactctcagttacaactgagaagggtctggtgtcaaccaggctaggcTACATTTAATGACAGCGATCACAGCCATGAGAAAATGTCATACAACCCTCCTCTCCTGAtccctcatctctctccttTTGTCTCTCAGATCATACTGACACAGCTTGTTGATGCAGCAATTGAACTTGAGAACCACTGCATCTTTCACCGAGACATCAAGGTTGAAAATATACTAATCGAGACCGGTTCAGATGTCCCTCGCGTTCGCCTTATCGACTTCGGACTGAGTTGCTTCACTAAGAAAGGATCCCTTTACCGCAATTTCTACGGTAAGGAGTCTAGCTTCTACTCTGCTCTTCACGAACTTTCTTGTCTATGACTCTTACATTTAGACAAAGCTTCTTCTCCGCCTCATCCTCACCGTCGTATTATTATGTCCGTGTATTGTAGGTACCCCTTCTCACATCCCTCCCGAGTGGTACAGTCA is a window of Perca fluviatilis chromosome 16, GENO_Pfluv_1.0, whole genome shotgun sequence DNA encoding:
- the LOC120543844 gene encoding serine/threonine-protein kinase pim-1-like isoform X2 gives rise to the protein METASCSADTESCNPSVNDVGKRGVKRKAVADGEGPSRKIKRKSDLKETKLDLSVAALTAKFKAKYLEQDQLGVGGCGSVFAGYRRADHLPVAIKRIPKDRILCKEVDQNGKQLSAEVAVMLKLAAGTNGSVGTSASVSLLDWYDLDQELILVLERPVPSKDLLNYIEDNGGFLQEEQTKIILTQLVDAAIELENHCIFHRDIKVENILIETGSDVPRVRLIDFGLSCFTKKGSLYRNFYGTPSHIPPEWYSHCSYRPGPTTVWQLGVVMFETLQEVPFETTKFLENKLRISKQLSKNCQDFLTMCLTEEPQQRLTLEQLQLHPWLR